From the genome of Streptomyces sp. JH34:
CGCCGACCGGTGTCTCCCCGCTCTCCAGGCATCGCCGTACCAGTAACCGGTATCAACGTAGCCAAACCTGGACGAGCGGGCCATCGGAAGTGGCGGCTCCGCCCTCTTCTTCCGGTGCGGCACAGCTGCGACCGGGCCGGGACGGGCGGAAACACCTCTGCCGGGGAATGCGGGCGGCAGGGCGGGACCTCGTCGCAGGGCCCGGCTCACGGCCTCCTGCCCACCGACCGCGGGCGTTCGGGTCCGCAGGCCGGCGGAACGAACGCCCGCGGCCATGGCCGGGACGAACGCGGCCGCGGGGCGTCGTCATGGTCGCCGCGCCGGGCCGCACGCCCGAACGCGGCCGCGGCCGTCAGCCCCAGACCGGAGCCGAGAACACGCTGGCGGAGCTGTAACCGGAGTGCGGGATCGCGGGCCAGCCCGCAGGTTCGTGCTGGGTGCGGTGGAAGTCCGCGGCCACGAGCGTCGCCAGGTTGAAGTAGGCCTCGCGGGTCTGCGGCTTCATCTTCTCCAGGTCGATCTCCGCTCCCGCCGAGAGGTGTTCGTCGAAGGGGACCACCACCACGCCCCGGCAGCGGGCGCGGAAGTGGGCCACCACGTCGTTCAGTTTGACGATCTTGCTGGTCTTGCGGGGCTCGGACACCACGGTGATGCTCCGTTGGACCAGGTCCGCGTAGCCATGCGCGTTGAGCCAGTCCAGGGTGGTGCTTGCGCTGGCGGCGCCGTCCACGCTGGACGTGGCCACGACGATCAGCTGATCCGCGAGGGCCAGCACGCCGCCCATGGCGCTGTGGAGCAGCCCGGTTCCGGAATCCGTGAGGATGATCGGGTAGTGCTGCCCGAGGCAGCCGACGACCTGGCGGTAGTCCTCGTCGTCGAACGAGGTGGAGAGGGCGGGGTCCACGTCGTTGGCCAGAACCTCCAGGCCGCTCGGGGACTGGGACGTGTAGCGGCGCACCGCCATGTAGTTGGGCAGGTTCGGGAGATCGGCGACCAGGTCGCGGATGGTCGCGTTCGTCTCCCGGCGCACCCGACGGCTGAGCGTGCCGGCGTCCGGGTTCGCGTCGATCGCCACGACCCGGTCCTGTCGCTCGGTGGCGAGCGTCGCCCCCAGGGCCGCCGTGGTGGTGGTCTTGCCGACGCCGCCCTTCAGGCTGATGACGGCGATCTTGTAGCAGTCCATCACCGGGGTGTGGAGCACGGCCAGCTTCTGCTGACGTACGCGTTCGGCACTCCTCCCCCCGATGCGCAGCTTCTTGAGACTGCCGCGGACACCGGCTTTGTTGCGCAGGAGACGGTCGGACGAGAGGTCGACCGATGAACTGTGTCCCAACGCGTTGCCGTGTCCGGGGAGCCCGATCGGCGCGGGGGCGTAGGCCGGAGCCGGCCGGTGGCCGATCGGCGGGCCGTCGGTGAACCGTGACGGCTGTGTCGCCCCGGTGTACGGGCGTGACAGAGGAGCCGCACCCGGGCGAGCGACGCCGGGCCCGTTGGCGGAGGGCTGCATCGGCTGCATTCCGATTTCGCCGGACGGGATCGCGTCGCCTGACCGTTCCAGCGGCTGAGGCTCGCCCGCCGCATACCGATCCGAAGGCGTGTGGCCCTCGAAGCCGTCCACGCTGTTCTCCTCCCTCTCGGGAGCAGGGCTTCCAGCGTTGATGTCACGGTCATTAGTCATACTGTTCAGTCCTTTCGATGATCTGGAAGAGCCCATGGAGACGGCCCCGGCGAGTCGGTGGCGGGTTGGTTCGACGATCGATCTACCGTGTGGTTCCGGTTGGCGAGGCGCCTCTTCGCGGGGGCGGCTCTCGACAACGGACGCCGGCTGTTGTGGCCGGCCGGTAGAAAGGTGCTTCTCGACTTCAGAACCCGAATTCTCAGGCTCGACGACACCGGACGCGGGGCTGTCGGAAAGCCTCAGGCCTTGCGGGAGGGCTGGGCTCATGTGCCTGGACGGAAGGAGCTCCGGAGCGTCGGCGCCCTTGGTCCCGATGGCCTTCACGCCTCGAAGCTGCGACGGTCCGACGCTCGAGCGCAGGCTGCTTCGGACCAGCATGCCGTTGTTGTCGATCGACAACTCATGCTCTATGAACTGTTCTACGGTCAGTACCTGCTTCTGCCTGATCGAAGGGCGCGGCGGTTGCCTCCAGGCCATGGCCTGCCCGTGGCCGCCCCACTCGCGCACCGACAGCGCGCGGCGTTCGGCGGCTTCCACGGCCCGCTGGACGTCCGGCGGGATCTCGATGCGACTCCGGACCCGGTACCGACCGGTCGCCAGGTCGTCCGCGCACTGCAACTGCACTTTCAGTGGGCCCATGAAGGTGTAGTGCTGTGAATCGGCGTACTCGCGCACCCTCTCGACCAGTTCCTCGCCGAGCACCACCAGGCACGTGCTGTGCAGTGCGTGATCGTCGGTGTTGAGTTCGATGACGAAGCCGTTGGGGACGACAGTGCGGTCGTGACTCCAGATTCTGGCGTTGACATCGCACTCGCGCCGGAGTGCGCCGACGAACTCCAGGGGCTGGACCGCAGACTTGAAGGCTTTGGCGAAAGCGCCGTTGACCCAGGCCTCGAAGCGCTGCTCCAGCTTGTTCAGCGTTCCCACTGTCAGCCTTCCAGTACGGATCGCCCTCCATTCGAGCGAATGTGCGTTCACTGACTGGATCCTTTTTAGCCAGATTTGGGACGTTGCTACGCTGTGTCGCCGTGATTCACTCGATCGTCTCCGCGGTAGCCCGCTTCGGCCGATTCCGGCCCCGGGGCCCGCACGGAACCCGCGTGCGACGGGGCTGAACCATCAAGGGAAGGGCGGCGGCAGACCCCGGGTGCCCTCCAGTCGGTGACTGCCGGGCGCTCCGGCCGTGGGGCGAGGCCGGAGCGCCCGGGGCCGGATCGGCCGTGGTCCCGGGGCAGGACGATCCGGTTGCGTCGTGCTACCTCCGGTCGCCTGCCCGGCCGGTGGTGAGGCGTAGGGGCGTCAGGCCGGCTGCCGGCGCCGGATCGGCGCGGATTCGGTGAGGACGTCCTCGGGGCGGCCCTGCCCCGTCAGATGGCCGTCATGCAGCAGGAGGCACGCGTCTGCCGCGCGTGCCGCTTCCAGATCGTGGGTCGCGTGGACGATCGTCACACTGTCGGCGACCAGTTCGGCCAGGACTGCCGTGATCCGGTCCCTCGCCTCCGGGTCGAGCCCGGTGGTGGGTTCGTCGAGGAGCAGGAGGTCCGACTCCTGCGCCAGTCCCTGAGCGATCAGGGCCCGTTGCCGCTGCCCGCCCGACAACTCGCCGAGCTGGCGGGCGGCGAGATCTCGTATGCCCAGCCGGTCGAGCGCGGTGTCCACCGTCGTCAGGTCCCGCCTGGTCAGCCGGCGCCAGAGGCCGCGCTCGCCCCAGCGCCCCATCTCCACGGTCTGCCGGACGGTCAGTGGCAGGGCGTCGCCGACGGCGCCGCGCTGCGGGACGAAGGCCGGTGGCCGAGTGCCTTCGTGGCGGAGATGTCCCGATGTCGGGTCGATCACGCCGGCGAGCACGCCGAGCAGCGTCGACTTCCCGCTGCCGTTCGGGCCGACGAGCGCCGTCGTGGCCAATGCCGGTATCGACCCGCTGAGTTCATGGAGCACCGGCCGGCCGGGATAGCCGGCGCACAGGTCGGTGAAAAGGATGCGTGCGGCGGGGGCCTGCGGAGCGGCGGGTGAGAGGCGATGTTTGTTGAACATGATTTTCATTGTAGTGTCGCGGCATGGAATGGTTGACGGCA
Proteins encoded in this window:
- a CDS encoding FhaA domain-containing protein — translated: MGTLNKLEQRFEAWVNGAFAKAFKSAVQPLEFVGALRRECDVNARIWSHDRTVVPNGFVIELNTDDHALHSTCLVVLGEELVERVREYADSQHYTFMGPLKVQLQCADDLATGRYRVRSRIEIPPDVQRAVEAAERRALSVREWGGHGQAMAWRQPPRPSIRQKQVLTVEQFIEHELSIDNNGMLVRSSLRSSVGPSQLRGVKAIGTKGADAPELLPSRHMSPALPQGLRLSDSPASGVVEPENSGSEVEKHLSTGRPQQPASVVESRPREEAPRQPEPHGRSIVEPTRHRLAGAVSMGSSRSSKGLNSMTNDRDINAGSPAPEREENSVDGFEGHTPSDRYAAGEPQPLERSGDAIPSGEIGMQPMQPSANGPGVARPGAAPLSRPYTGATQPSRFTDGPPIGHRPAPAYAPAPIGLPGHGNALGHSSSVDLSSDRLLRNKAGVRGSLKKLRIGGRSAERVRQQKLAVLHTPVMDCYKIAVISLKGGVGKTTTTAALGATLATERQDRVVAIDANPDAGTLSRRVRRETNATIRDLVADLPNLPNYMAVRRYTSQSPSGLEVLANDVDPALSTSFDDEDYRQVVGCLGQHYPIILTDSGTGLLHSAMGGVLALADQLIVVATSSVDGAASASTTLDWLNAHGYADLVQRSITVVSEPRKTSKIVKLNDVVAHFRARCRGVVVVPFDEHLSAGAEIDLEKMKPQTREAYFNLATLVAADFHRTQHEPAGWPAIPHSGYSSASVFSAPVWG
- the aztA gene encoding zinc ABC transporter ATP-binding protein AztA — protein: MKIMFNKHRLSPAAPQAPAARILFTDLCAGYPGRPVLHELSGSIPALATTALVGPNGSGKSTLLGVLAGVIDPTSGHLRHEGTRPPAFVPQRGAVGDALPLTVRQTVEMGRWGERGLWRRLTRRDLTTVDTALDRLGIRDLAARQLGELSGGQRQRALIAQGLAQESDLLLLDEPTTGLDPEARDRITAVLAELVADSVTIVHATHDLEAARAADACLLLHDGHLTGQGRPEDVLTESAPIRRRQPA